The bacterium genome window below encodes:
- a CDS encoding acyl-CoA dehydrogenase: MDYFLTEEQQMIKDLARQIAQEKIKPVAAELDEKEEFPHDLMKVLAQSDLFGVYIPMDYGGLGAGCFELCLIVEELSKVCGGVATTYAASALGTFPILLFGTDEQKKKYLPDLAAGKKLAAFGLTEANAGSDAASIQTTATLDGDFYILNGTKQWITNGGEAETYVVIAMTDKTKGARGASAIIVEKGTPGFSFGKKEKKMGIRSSATTELIFQDCKVPKENLLGKEGLGFIVAMRTLDRSRPGVAAQAVGIAQGALDLAVRYAKERVQFGQPISSFQGIQFMLADMATQVEAARALTYAVAKMVDAGEKNITKASAMSKLFASDVAMKVTTDVVQIFGGYGYMREYPVEKMMRDAKITQIYEGTNQIQRQVIALELIKESAGK; the protein is encoded by the coding sequence ATGGATTATTTTTTAACCGAAGAACAACAGATGATTAAAGATTTAGCCAGACAAATCGCCCAAGAAAAGATTAAACCCGTCGCGGCTGAATTGGACGAAAAAGAAGAATTTCCACACGACTTAATGAAGGTTTTAGCCCAGTCGGATTTATTTGGGGTGTATATCCCGATGGACTATGGCGGACTTGGTGCGGGTTGTTTTGAATTATGTTTGATAGTTGAAGAATTAAGTAAGGTATGTGGTGGTGTTGCCACGACTTATGCCGCCTCTGCCCTGGGCACTTTCCCAATCTTGTTATTTGGAACAGATGAGCAAAAGAAAAAATACCTACCTGATTTAGCCGCTGGCAAAAAGTTAGCCGCCTTTGGTTTAACTGAGGCTAATGCCGGTAGTGATGCCGCTAGCATACAAACTACTGCTACACTTGATGGAGATTTCTATATCCTTAACGGCACAAAACAATGGATTACTAATGGTGGTGAGGCAGAAACCTATGTGGTTATTGCGATGACGGACAAAACCAAAGGTGCTCGAGGGGCATCAGCAATTATTGTCGAAAAAGGCACACCAGGATTTAGTTTTGGTAAAAAAGAGAAAAAAATGGGCATCAGGTCTTCTGCTACTACTGAATTAATCTTTCAAGATTGTAAGGTGCCCAAAGAAAATTTGCTTGGTAAAGAGGGATTAGGATTTATTGTTGCTATGAGAACCCTTGACCGGTCAAGACCTGGCGTAGCCGCACAAGCAGTAGGAATTGCACAAGGGGCATTGGATTTAGCCGTCCGATATGCCAAAGAACGAGTTCAATTCGGTCAACCAATATCCTCATTTCAAGGAATACAATTTATGTTAGCCGATATGGCTACTCAAGTAGAAGCGGCAAGGGCATTGACTTATGCAGTAGCTAAAATGGTTGATGCTGGCGAAAAGAATATCACCAAAGCATCGGCGATGAGTAAACTATTTGCCTCAGATGTCGCGATGAAAGTTACCACCGATGTTGTCCAGATATTTGGTGGTTATGGCTATATGCGGGAATATCCAGTAGAGAAGATGATGCGAGATGCCAAAATTACTCAAATCTACGAAGGCACTAATCAGATTCAACGACAGGTAATCGCACTGGAATTGATTAAAGAATCAGCAGGTAAATAA
- a CDS encoding HEPN domain-containing protein, which produces MGHLALEKLLKSLFVRDKKEHAPWIHSLPLLANKLTINIPEETLERLGEFMEFHFEGRYPDYQMDFYKKCTGEFTNQKMKEIKEVYKWLSSQF; this is translated from the coding sequence ATGGGACATTTAGCACTGGAAAAGTTACTTAAAAGCCTCTTTGTTAGAGATAAAAAAGAACATGCACCGTGGATTCATTCTCTTCCGTTACTTGCTAATAAGTTAACAATAAATATTCCTGAAGAAACCCTGGAGAGACTGGGTGAATTTATGGAGTTTCATTTTGAAGGACGATACCCTGACTATCAAATGGACTTTTACAAAAAATGCACAGGGGAATTTACTAATCAGAAAATGAAAGAGATAAAAGAGGTCTACAAATGGTTGAGCAGTCAATTTTAG
- a CDS encoding nucleotidyltransferase domain-containing protein: MVEQSILESIKRFTNALAKENIRTNKVFLYGSYATGKHTEYSDIDIAVVSEDFGKDRIEEKMFLFRLASRIDPRLEAVPLTPTALQEDTWVPLIYEIRTKGIELQVA; encoded by the coding sequence ATGGTTGAGCAGTCAATTTTAGAATCAATAAAGAGATTCACTAATGCTCTTGCAAAGGAAAACATCAGAACTAACAAGGTCTTTCTTTATGGTTCCTATGCAACAGGCAAACATACAGAATATAGTGATATAGATATCGCTGTGGTGTCAGAGGATTTTGGCAAGGATAGAATTGAAGAAAAGATGTTTCTGTTTCGTCTTGCCAGTCGGATAGACCCACGATTAGAAGCTGTTCCCTTAACCCCAACTGCACTTCAAGAAGATACCTGGGTACCATTGATTTATGAAATTAGGACCAAAGGAATCGAATTGCAGGTAGCATGA
- a CDS encoding CBS domain-containing protein has product MKNLKVKDAMTRGIFTIPQDASVTQALEMLADNDVSGLAITSVDGELVGVLSETDMAKVVSKGIASDEDLDKIKVSEIMTAPAITVGRDDSLRDACSLMCEKNIHRLIIQQEVKRGGESKYFPSGILSMSDVVKAMAGRWTRG; this is encoded by the coding sequence ATGAAAAACCTGAAGGTAAAAGATGCTATGACGCGGGGGATTTTTACTATCCCACAAGATGCCTCGGTGACACAGGCGTTGGAAATGTTAGCCGACAACGATGTCAGTGGTTTGGCGATTACTTCTGTTGATGGAGAATTAGTTGGTGTTCTGTCTGAAACGGATATGGCAAAGGTAGTTAGTAAAGGAATTGCCAGTGATGAAGATTTGGATAAAATCAAGGTTAGTGAAATAATGACTGCCCCGGCTATAACCGTTGGTCGAGATGATAGCTTAAGAGATGCCTGTAGCCTGATGTGTGAAAAAAATATTCACCGACTAATCATCCAACAAGAAGTAAAAAGGGGTGGAGAAAGTAAATATTTCCCAAGTGGAATACTTTCGATGTCTGATGTAGTCAAGGCAATGGCAGGTAGGTGGACTCGTGGATAA
- the nuoE gene encoding NADH-quinone oxidoreductase subunit NuoE, with protein sequence MDKLNEILKKYKDTDGALIPVLQEAQDTFGYLSKDVLIQIGKELKFPLSKVYGVVTFYAQFYLKPHGKYTIRACRGTACHVQGAKKIISTIEHITGLKEGETSADLKFTFETVACLGACALSPVMMVNKDYFGKMNPKKAITILQQYNDSR encoded by the coding sequence GTGGATAAACTGAATGAAATACTAAAAAAATACAAAGATACCGACGGGGCATTAATCCCTGTTTTGCAGGAAGCACAGGATACATTTGGCTATTTGTCAAAGGATGTCTTAATTCAAATTGGTAAGGAGTTAAAATTTCCGCTGAGTAAGGTTTATGGCGTGGTTACCTTTTATGCCCAGTTTTATTTAAAACCACACGGAAAATATACCATTCGAGCCTGTCGAGGAACTGCCTGCCATGTCCAGGGTGCAAAGAAGATTATTTCAACAATTGAACATATCACGGGTTTAAAAGAAGGAGAGACATCTGCTGACCTTAAGTTCACCTTTGAAACAGTTGCCTGTCTGGGTGCCTGCGCCCTATCACCGGTAATGATGGTCAATAAAGACTATTTTGGCAAAATGAATCCCAAAAAAGCAATTACTATCCTTCAACAATATAATGATAGCAGGTAA
- the nuoF gene encoding NADH-quinone oxidoreductase subunit NuoF, which yields MTKLKSVSELNAYRESIIKTKDPNKICITICGGTGCLAFGAEGVISAFQEEIKKQGLNNVDVIRTGCPGFCERGPIVVILPQRISYQKVAIEDVSEIVSSTIIKGEIIERLLYEDPLTGHKIIYEQEIPFYKKQKRILLSNSGLIDPTQINHYIERSGYSALSKILTSMAPDKVIEEVKKSGLRGRGGGGFPTGLKWSFCRKAEGEPKYLICNADEGDPGAFMDRALLEGNPHLVLEGMLIAAYAIGSTEGYVYVRAEYPLASKNIRLACDQAKELGLLGDNILGTDFSFHLKIKEGAGAFVCGEETALMASIEGKRGMPKPRPPFPAQSGLWGKPSNINNVETFANIPHIILNGGENYAQIGTEKSKGTKIFALAGKINNTGLVEVPMGTILREVIFDIGGGIPRGRKFKAVQLGGPSGGCLTSKELDLPIDYDTLVAAGAMMGSGGMIVMDETNCMVEIARFFLEFVQSESCGKCTPCRIGTKRMLEIVTRITRGEGREEDIDTLIKMAKIIKDSSLCGLGQTAPNPVLSTIEHFRDEYEIHIKEKRCPAHVCEGLYTAPCTDTCPAGIKVHSYVALIAQERFEEALELIKESNPFPSICGRVCHHPCETKCRRIEIDEALALRALKRFVADHEIELEKGRHRPKLEFHRTERVAIIGAGPAGLTCAYYLARRGYQITIFEALETPGGMLAVGIPDYRLPKRILKIEIADVTALGVEIKTETRIGKDLEFSDLLRDYNAIFIGVGAHISKKMGIEGEETNKVIPALQFLRDVNLGNPVELGEKIAVIGGGNAAIDAARVAIRLGVRDVTVLYRRSREEMPAIPQEIEDAQEEGIKIEILTAPKRIISENGKVKGIECFRMKLSDFFDKSGRRIPEPIKDSEFVVDVDMVISAIGQDVNVDFLQDRVELSKWQTIKVDKETQATSLAGVFAGGDAATGANTVIEAIAAGNRAAIAIDKYLNNGKESKEVIRHPIEEDEEAMLRRRHLMPVLEKEKRIRGFEEVELGFTREMAVNEAKRCLKCHEKE from the coding sequence ATGACCAAATTAAAATCAGTTTCGGAATTAAACGCATATCGAGAATCTATCATTAAAACTAAAGACCCTAACAAAATTTGTATTACTATTTGTGGTGGCACAGGATGTCTTGCCTTTGGGGCAGAAGGGGTTATTAGTGCCTTTCAAGAAGAAATTAAGAAACAAGGATTGAATAATGTAGATGTCATAAGAACTGGTTGTCCTGGCTTTTGTGAAAGAGGGCCGATTGTTGTTATCCTGCCACAACGGATTTCATATCAAAAGGTTGCCATTGAAGATGTATCTGAAATAGTCTCTTCTACGATTATAAAAGGTGAGATTATCGAGCGACTGTTGTATGAAGACCCGTTAACAGGACATAAGATTATTTATGAACAAGAAATTCCTTTTTATAAAAAGCAGAAAAGGATACTTTTAAGTAATAGTGGCTTAATTGATCCCACTCAGATAAATCATTATATTGAACGAAGTGGTTATTCTGCCTTAAGTAAAATTCTTACTTCTATGGCACCTGATAAGGTTATTGAGGAAGTTAAGAAGTCAGGTTTGCGTGGTAGAGGTGGGGGAGGTTTCCCTACTGGATTGAAATGGAGTTTCTGCCGAAAAGCAGAAGGTGAACCGAAGTATCTCATCTGTAATGCGGATGAGGGTGACCCTGGTGCTTTTATGGATCGAGCACTCCTTGAAGGCAATCCACATCTTGTCTTAGAAGGAATGCTTATCGCTGCCTATGCCATTGGCTCAACAGAAGGATATGTTTATGTCCGGGCAGAATATCCTTTAGCCAGTAAGAATATCCGCCTTGCCTGCGACCAGGCAAAAGAATTAGGATTATTAGGTGATAATATTTTAGGCACAGATTTTAGCTTTCATCTGAAGATTAAAGAAGGGGCTGGGGCTTTTGTTTGTGGTGAAGAAACGGCTTTAATGGCTTCGATTGAAGGCAAACGCGGTATGCCAAAACCAAGACCGCCATTCCCGGCTCAATCTGGACTTTGGGGCAAGCCAAGTAATATTAACAATGTCGAGACATTTGCCAATATCCCACATATCATTTTAAACGGGGGTGAAAATTATGCCCAAATCGGCACTGAGAAATCTAAAGGCACAAAGATATTTGCCTTAGCCGGCAAGATAAATAACACCGGCCTGGTAGAAGTGCCAATGGGAACTATCTTACGAGAAGTGATTTTTGATATTGGCGGCGGTATCCCCAGAGGCAGGAAATTTAAGGCAGTGCAACTGGGTGGTCCTTCTGGTGGCTGTCTAACCTCTAAAGAATTGGATTTACCCATTGACTACGATACATTAGTTGCCGCTGGGGCAATGATGGGTTCTGGCGGTATGATTGTTATGGATGAAACTAATTGTATGGTAGAGATTGCTCGATTCTTCTTAGAATTTGTGCAAAGTGAATCTTGTGGTAAATGCACACCTTGTCGCATTGGCACTAAAAGAATGCTGGAGATAGTTACTCGAATTACCAGGGGAGAAGGTAGAGAAGAAGATATAGATACCTTGATAAAAATGGCTAAAATCATAAAGGACTCTTCCCTTTGTGGCTTGGGACAAACCGCTCCCAATCCAGTGCTTTCTACGATTGAACATTTCCGGGATGAATATGAAATACATATCAAAGAAAAGCGATGTCCTGCCCATGTTTGTGAAGGACTTTATACCGCTCCTTGCACAGATACCTGTCCTGCCGGCATCAAGGTGCATAGTTATGTCGCTTTAATCGCCCAGGAAAGATTTGAAGAGGCATTGGAACTGATTAAAGAAAGTAATCCTTTCCCTTCGATTTGTGGTCGGGTGTGTCATCACCCCTGTGAAACTAAATGCAGACGAATAGAGATTGATGAAGCATTAGCCCTTAGAGCCCTAAAACGATTTGTTGCTGACCACGAAATAGAATTGGAAAAGGGAAGACATAGACCAAAATTAGAATTTCATCGAACAGAAAGAGTGGCGATTATCGGAGCAGGACCAGCAGGATTAACCTGTGCCTATTATCTGGCAAGACGCGGTTATCAGATAACCATATTTGAGGCATTAGAAACACCTGGTGGTATGCTGGCGGTTGGTATTCCCGATTACCGATTACCAAAGAGAATTCTAAAGATAGAAATAGCTGATGTTACTGCATTAGGTGTAGAAATAAAGACAGAAACAAGAATTGGTAAGGATCTGGAGTTTTCTGACCTGCTAAGGGATTACAACGCTATTTTTATAGGTGTAGGAGCACATATCAGTAAAAAAATGGGAATTGAAGGAGAAGAGACAAATAAGGTCATACCTGCTCTGCAATTCTTACGGGATGTTAATCTTGGTAATCCAGTTGAATTAGGTGAAAAAATAGCCGTCATCGGTGGTGGTAATGCGGCTATTGATGCGGCAAGGGTTGCCATTAGACTTGGAGTCAGGGATGTAACTGTTCTTTACCGTCGCTCAAGAGAAGAGATGCCTGCTATCCCACAGGAAATTGAAGATGCGCAAGAGGAAGGGATTAAAATAGAGATTTTGACTGCCCCAAAACGCATTATCTCTGAAAATGGTAAGGTCAAAGGTATTGAATGTTTCAGAATGAAATTAAGCGACTTTTTTGATAAAAGTGGTCGAAGGATTCCTGAACCAATCAAAGACTCAGAATTTGTTGTGGATGTCGATATGGTTATTTCAGCCATCGGGCAGGATGTTAATGTTGATTTTCTACAGGATAGGGTAGAATTGAGTAAATGGCAAACGATAAAGGTGGATAAAGAAACGCAAGCCACCAGTTTGGCAGGTGTTTTTGCTGGAGGTGATGCGGCTACTGGAGCGAATACGGTTATTGAGGCTATTGCGGCCGGCAATAGAGCCGCCATAGCCATTGATAAATACCTCAATAATGGTAAGGAAAGTAAAGAAGTCATCAGACATCCCATAGAGGAAGATGAAGAGGCGATGTTGAGAAGAAGACACCTGATGCCTGTATTAGAAAAGGAAAAAAGAATAAGGGGATTTGAAGAAGTAGAGTTAGGATTTACTCGCGAGATGGCAGTCAATGAGGCAAAAAGATGTCTAAAATGCCACGAAAAGGAGTAG
- a CDS encoding PASTA domain-containing protein, with protein MKIKRCSMVSDFPTIMFLFLGILIILSSCGEKQNKKFNLTLVVSDNLGKNKTDALPEDIIKICLPFEYKGNFLIPRPTLYRLGYDNSTKMSLETTITGGCAGDPNNPIYIQNQTKKYLKSVKIGKVFSQPNDSSIDLKSILDSSLEVIGTRSLIAFYSTKGINTDSYNGIKISKSIDDVPTIMAEGICENGLTSVFVFIDPPISGAEPIPPIINRVVVPKLVGEPVEKATSILQRIGLQWSITEEYSAEPKGRVIKQNPAADTQVPPGRTVILTIAKWPKVPQVVGMTLQQAQSTISANGLFNVKVKTPKAQPNWVVTRQNPKGGKTVAKESEIQLVLEKPSGTDNGSQPKEKQPQGQKEEKEVTTPSSVPSDVIPSPWNDIFTLFNKNTEDSYREIIKKLSKSEEENKEKENKIERNVYYWYYKGLAYYQLKDYNKAPECFDEAWNRIGEWGKPIDSQVGLPMNSQEAKKEARYYGAMAHYMKYRITKDSNDHMEARLRVEECHNNIEDYPNGSEERTNITNAYKELEQE; from the coding sequence ATGAAAATCAAAAGATGTTCGATGGTTTCTGATTTCCCAACAATAATGTTTCTATTTTTGGGAATATTGATTATTTTAAGTAGCTGTGGAGAAAAACAGAATAAAAAATTTAATTTAACATTGGTAGTATCTGATAATCTCGGAAAGAATAAAACTGATGCACTGCCTGAGGATATAATTAAGATTTGCTTGCCGTTCGAATATAAAGGTAATTTCTTGATTCCCAGACCCACTCTTTATCGCTTAGGTTACGATAACTCCACCAAAATGTCTCTTGAAACGACAATTACGGGAGGGTGTGCTGGAGATCCGAATAACCCTATTTACATTCAGAATCAAACAAAAAAGTATTTAAAATCCGTCAAAATCGGAAAAGTTTTCTCACAACCTAATGATTCTTCGATTGATTTAAAATCTATATTGGATTCTTCTTTAGAAGTAATTGGAACGCGATCGCTTATTGCTTTTTATAGTACTAAGGGAATCAATACAGACTCTTACAATGGTATCAAGATATCTAAATCCATAGACGATGTTCCAACTATAATGGCGGAAGGAATTTGTGAAAATGGTCTAACCTCTGTCTTTGTATTTATTGATCCACCTATATCGGGTGCCGAACCTATACCTCCAATAATAAATAGGGTGGTAGTACCTAAGCTAGTAGGTGAACCTGTAGAGAAGGCTACATCTATACTCCAAAGAATAGGTTTGCAATGGAGCATCACAGAGGAATATAGCGCTGAACCAAAAGGCAGGGTAATTAAGCAGAATCCAGCGGCTGATACACAGGTTCCCCCAGGAAGGACAGTAATTTTAACTATCGCAAAATGGCCTAAAGTGCCTCAGGTTGTTGGTATGACATTACAACAGGCACAATCTACTATCTCTGCTAATGGTCTTTTTAATGTTAAGGTTAAAACTCCTAAAGCACAGCCTAATTGGGTAGTGACAAGGCAGAACCCTAAAGGAGGCAAGACAGTAGCTAAAGAAAGCGAGATTCAACTTGTCCTTGAGAAGCCATCAGGTACCGACAACGGAAGTCAACCAAAAGAAAAACAACCACAGGGTCAGAAAGAAGAAAAAGAAGTAACCACTCCTTCTTCTGTTCCCTCAGATGTTATCCCATCTCCGTGGAACGATATATTCACACTTTTTAATAAGAATACAGAGGACAGCTATAGAGAAATAATAAAGAAATTAAGTAAGAGTGAAGAAGAGAACAAAGAAAAAGAGAACAAAATAGAAAGGAATGTTTATTACTGGTATTACAAGGGTCTGGCTTATTATCAATTAAAAGATTATAACAAGGCTCCTGAGTGTTTTGATGAAGCATGGAATAGAATTGGAGAGTGGGGAAAACCCATAGATTCTCAGGTTGGACTCCCTATGAATTCACAAGAGGCAAAAAAAGAGGCTCGATACTATGGAGCAATGGCACACTATATGAAATATAGAATAACTAAAGATTCAAATGACCACATGGAAGCACGGCTAAGAGTTGAGGAATGTCATAACAATATTGAGGATTATCCTAATGGTAGTGAAGAAAGAACTAACATTACAAACGCCTACAAGGAGTTAGAACAAGAATAG